Within bacterium, the genomic segment TATCCCCTGCCGAAAAGCAGGCGCGTGAACGCGAGAAGTCCATGCCTAAATTGGCACCGGAGCCGGAGCCGATCGACAGGACAACAGCGCCACTCGATGAGCTGTTGCAGTACGTCAAAAACGTGATCGGCTACGCCGACGCCGAAAGCGCGATTGAGGGGTTGTCCAGCTTGTACGCGGGGCACCCGCAGCTGGATGAAGTAGTCGCAGAGACCAGGAGGGCCTATGAGCCGAAAATTGGAGGTCTTGCAGCCGCAACGGTCTGATCCGTTTGTCGAGCTCAAACGGGTTTTAGTGGAAGGTGAGCTCGGGATGCCGTTCGTGATCGAGCCTGGGGGTGGTCAGCTCTGCGTTGATCTGACTCCACCTGGAACGACGCGAGAGATGGGATACCTGATCCTCCGATGCGACGGCACCTGGAGGTTCATGGAAGGCCAGGAGGGCCAGTAATGGAAAAGACGATGTACCGCCCAATAAACAGCAGAGACCCGCGAAAGCCTCTGATCGTGTCTGAACTTAAGAGGCTGAACCGGGCTTTCAAAGTCACCAGCGTGCACCAGGTTGCCGAGAATGAATACATCGGGACTGTGTTCGTGTACCTGGACAACAACCTGCCTTGCCGTGCGCGTCGCACGATGTCAAAAGAGGCCACGGTTAGGCTGAGTCACGACGATCTGGCGGCTGGTCTACAGGACCAGGCTAAGGAGCCTTGTAACTGCGACGCATGCCGCCACGGGGATGGTCATTGATGGCCGCGCAGCTGGAGCTCCCGGCGCCGCCTCCGACCAGGTTCACAGAGCGGTCGCAATGCGCGGTGGTGTTTGATCACCTGTCGCGTGGTCTCACGCTGTCGCAGTACGAGGCCACCGTCACCTACGGGATCACCAACCTGTCGCAGCGAGTCAAGGAGCTGCGCCAGGAGGGGCAC encodes:
- a CDS encoding helix-turn-helix domain-containing protein encodes the protein MAAQLELPAPPPTRFTERSQCAVVFDHLSRGLTLSQYEATVTYGITNLSQRVKELRQEGHRINCEWTRSETGKRYGRYRLVAA